A genomic region of Raphanus sativus cultivar WK10039 chromosome 6, ASM80110v3, whole genome shotgun sequence contains the following coding sequences:
- the LOC108809882 gene encoding uncharacterized protein LOC108809882 has translation MTRFSSRHSTSPFIWCLAIICAIISVAVIVGGIVIFAGYMVIHPRVPILSVEYAHLDLLKYDILGVMQTQLTIVIRAENHNGKAHALFDETNFRLSYEGRTIAYLKQGEFEVDKEKTLSSHYVVQSYPIPLTPTMIQATDYAVKQDVITFELKGGSKARWRVGPIGSVKFECNLSCELRFRPSDHNYIPQSHCTSAHQH, from the exons ATGACCAGGTTCTCCTCTCGTCATAGTACAAGTCCTTTCATCTGGTGTTTAGCCATCATCTGTGCCATCATCTCTGTTGCTGTGATCGTTGGTGGCATTGTAATCTTCGCTGGTTACATGGTCATTCATCCTCGAGTTCCCATCCTTAGCGTCGAGTATGCTCACCTCGACCTCTTGAA GTATGATATACTTGGAGTCATGCAGACGCAGTTAACGATTGTGATACGTGCAGAGAATCATAATGGCAAGGCTCATGCCCTATTTGATGAAACCAATTTCAGGCTAAGCTATGAAGGCAGAACCATTGCGTATCTAAAACAGGGAGAGTTTGAAGTTGATAAAGAGAAAACATTGTCCTCTCATTACGTGGTTCAGTCGTATCCGATACCATTGACTCCAACCATGATTCAAGCCACAGACTATGCGGTTAAACAAGATGTGATTACTTTCGAGCTCAAAGGTGGGTCAAAGGCTCGATGGCGAGTCGGGCCAATAGGATCGGTTAAGTTCGAATGTAACCTTAGCTGTGAGCTTAGGTTTAGACCCTCTGATCATAATTACATCCCACAATCTCATTGCACTTCTGCTCATCAGCATTAG
- the LOC108813858 gene encoding beta-amylase 8 isoform X2, with product MWRNSSRDRPKRKMHTLNTTTTGSQDPIDPNRNLDPDQYPHHRNPNHPQSRRLRGFAATAAAASMGQADSDVNNGNIAGETSSGGGGGGGGGGKGKREREKEKERTKLRERHRRAITSRMLAGLRQYGNFPLPARADMNDVIAALAREAGWSVDADGTTYRQSHHQTNHVFPTRSIESPLSSTTLKKAALDCPQHPSLRIDENLSPVSLDSVVIAESDHPGNGRYTGASPIPSVGCVDANQLIQDVHSTERRNDFAENFYVPVYAMLPVGIIDNCGQLVDPQGVRQELSYMKSLNVDGVAIDCWWGIVEGWNPQKYVWSGYRELFNLIRDFKFKLQVVMAFHEYGGNASGNVMISLPQWVLEIGKNNPDIFFTDREGRRSFECLNWSIDKERVLHGRTGIEVYFDFMRSFRSEFDDLFVEGLIAAIEIGLGASGELKYPSFPERMGWIYPGIGEFQCYDKYSQTSLLKEAKSRGFAFWGKGPENAGQYNSQPHETGFFQERGEYDSYYGRFFLNWYSQLLIGHAENVLSLANLAFEETKIIVKIPAIYWSYKTASHAAELTAGYYNPSNRDGYSPVFESLKKYSVTVKFVCPGPQMSSNEHEEALADPEGLSWQVVNAAWDKGLLIGGENAITCFDREGCMRLIEMAKPRNHPDSNHFSFFTYHQPSPLVQGSTCFADLDYFIKRMHGDLQR from the exons ATGTGGAGAAACAGCAGCAGAGAcagaccaaaaagaaaaatgcaCACGCtaaacaccaccaccaccggttcaCAAGATCCGATCGACCCGAACCGAAACCTCGACCCGGATCAATACCCCCACCACCGAAACCCCAACCACCCACAGTCTCGACGGCTCCGCGGGTTCGCCGCGACTGCTGCGGCGGCGTCGATGGGTCAAGCCGACAGCGATGTAAACAACGGAAACATAGCCGGAGAGACGAGcagcggaggaggaggaggaggaggaggaggagggaaggggaagagagagagggagaaggagaaagagaggaCGAAGCTTAGAGAAAGGCACAGACGAGCTATCACTAGTAGAATGCTCGCTGGGTTGAGACAGTACGGTAATTTCCCTTTACCGGCGCGTGCGGATATGAACGATGTAATCGCTGCTTTGGCGCGTGAAGCTGGATGGAGTGTTGACGCCGACGGTACTACCTACCGCCAATCACATCATCAAACTAACCATGTG TTTCCGACGAGATCTATTGAGAGTCCTCTTTCTTCTACTACTTTGAAGAAGGCTGCACTTGATTGTCCGCAGCATCCTTCTCTTAGGATCGACGAGAACCTTTCTCCTGTCTCTCTTGATTCCGTTGTTATCGCCGAAAGTGATCATCCAGGGAATGGAAGGTATACAGGTGCTAGCCCTATCCCCTCAGTGGGATGCGTGGATGCCAATCAG CTTATACAAGATGTTCATTCCACAGAGCGTCGTAATGACTTTGCAGAGAATTTTTATGTCCCAGTGTACGCCATGCTTCCT GTTGGCATTATAGATAACTGTGGACAGTTGGTTGATCCTCAAGGTGTAAGGCAAGAACTAAGCTACATGAAGTCATTAAACGTCGATGGCGTTGCAATAGATTGTTGGTGGGGGATAGTTGAAGGCTGGAATCCTCAGAAGTATGTTTGGTCTGGCTATAGAGAGCTCTTTAACCTTATCAGAGACTTCAAATTCAAACTACAG GTGGTGATGGCATTTCACGAGTATGGAGGGAATGCATCTGGAAATGTTATGATCTCGTTACCACAGTGGGTTTTGGAGATTGGAAAAAACAATCCAGACATATTCTTCACTGATCGTGAAGGAAGGAGGAGTTTTGAGTGTTTGAATTGGAGCATTGACAAGGAAAGGGTATTGCATGGACGAACCGGTATAGAG gTCTATTTTGATTTCATGAGAAGCTTTCGGTCAGAGTTTGATGACTTGTTTGTGGAGGGGCTAATTGCTGCAATAGAGATTGGTCTTGGAGCTTCTGGTGAACTAAAGTATCCATCTTTCCCTGAAAGGATGGGTTGGATCTATCCTGGTATTGGTGAGTTTCAG TGTTATGACAAATATTCACAGACGAGTCTGCTAAAGGAAGCAAAATCAAGAGGGTTCGCTTTCTGGGGTAAAGGACCAGAGAATGCTGGTCAATACAATTCACAACCTCATGAAACTGGTTTCTTCCAGGAAAGAGGTGAATATGACAGCTACTACGGTCGCTTCTTCTTGAACTGGTACTCTCAATTACTGATAGGACATGCAGAGAATGTTCTGTCTCTTGCTAATCTCGCATTTGAGGAAACAAAGATTATTGTCAAG ATACCGGCGATTTACTGGTCATACAAGACAGCTAGTCATGCTGCTGAACTAACTGCAGGGTACTATAACCCATCAAACCGTGATGGGTACTCTCCTGTTTTCGAATCTCTGAAGAAATATTCAGTGACTGTTAAATTTGTCTGCCCTGGGCCACAGATGTCATCTAATGAGCATGAAGAAGCACTGGCTGATCCAGAAGGTTTGAGTTGGCAG GTGGTCAATGCAGCTTGGGATAAGGGACTTCTTATTGGTGGAGAGAATGCGATTACTTGTTTTGATAGAGAAGGTTGTATGAGATTAATAGAAATGGCTAAACCAAGAAACCATCCAGATAGCAATCACTTCTCCTTCTTCACTTATCACCAACCTTCTCCTCTAGTTCAAGGGTCTACTTGCTTTGCAGATTTGGACTACTTTATAAAACGCATGCACG GTGATTTACAGAGATAA
- the LOC108813858 gene encoding beta-amylase 8 isoform X1 — protein MWRNSSRDRPKRKMHTLNTTTTGSQDPIDPNRNLDPDQYPHHRNPNHPQSRRLRGFAATAAAASMGQADSDVNNGNIAGETSSGGGGGGGGGGKGKREREKEKERTKLRERHRRAITSRMLAGLRQYGNFPLPARADMNDVIAALAREAGWSVDADGTTYRQSHHQTNHVVQFPTRSIESPLSSTTLKKAALDCPQHPSLRIDENLSPVSLDSVVIAESDHPGNGRYTGASPIPSVGCVDANQLIQDVHSTERRNDFAENFYVPVYAMLPVGIIDNCGQLVDPQGVRQELSYMKSLNVDGVAIDCWWGIVEGWNPQKYVWSGYRELFNLIRDFKFKLQVVMAFHEYGGNASGNVMISLPQWVLEIGKNNPDIFFTDREGRRSFECLNWSIDKERVLHGRTGIEVYFDFMRSFRSEFDDLFVEGLIAAIEIGLGASGELKYPSFPERMGWIYPGIGEFQCYDKYSQTSLLKEAKSRGFAFWGKGPENAGQYNSQPHETGFFQERGEYDSYYGRFFLNWYSQLLIGHAENVLSLANLAFEETKIIVKIPAIYWSYKTASHAAELTAGYYNPSNRDGYSPVFESLKKYSVTVKFVCPGPQMSSNEHEEALADPEGLSWQVVNAAWDKGLLIGGENAITCFDREGCMRLIEMAKPRNHPDSNHFSFFTYHQPSPLVQGSTCFADLDYFIKRMHGDLQR, from the exons ATGTGGAGAAACAGCAGCAGAGAcagaccaaaaagaaaaatgcaCACGCtaaacaccaccaccaccggttcaCAAGATCCGATCGACCCGAACCGAAACCTCGACCCGGATCAATACCCCCACCACCGAAACCCCAACCACCCACAGTCTCGACGGCTCCGCGGGTTCGCCGCGACTGCTGCGGCGGCGTCGATGGGTCAAGCCGACAGCGATGTAAACAACGGAAACATAGCCGGAGAGACGAGcagcggaggaggaggaggaggaggaggaggagggaaggggaagagagagagggagaaggagaaagagaggaCGAAGCTTAGAGAAAGGCACAGACGAGCTATCACTAGTAGAATGCTCGCTGGGTTGAGACAGTACGGTAATTTCCCTTTACCGGCGCGTGCGGATATGAACGATGTAATCGCTGCTTTGGCGCGTGAAGCTGGATGGAGTGTTGACGCCGACGGTACTACCTACCGCCAATCACATCATCAAACTAACCATGTG GTTCAGTTTCCGACGAGATCTATTGAGAGTCCTCTTTCTTCTACTACTTTGAAGAAGGCTGCACTTGATTGTCCGCAGCATCCTTCTCTTAGGATCGACGAGAACCTTTCTCCTGTCTCTCTTGATTCCGTTGTTATCGCCGAAAGTGATCATCCAGGGAATGGAAGGTATACAGGTGCTAGCCCTATCCCCTCAGTGGGATGCGTGGATGCCAATCAG CTTATACAAGATGTTCATTCCACAGAGCGTCGTAATGACTTTGCAGAGAATTTTTATGTCCCAGTGTACGCCATGCTTCCT GTTGGCATTATAGATAACTGTGGACAGTTGGTTGATCCTCAAGGTGTAAGGCAAGAACTAAGCTACATGAAGTCATTAAACGTCGATGGCGTTGCAATAGATTGTTGGTGGGGGATAGTTGAAGGCTGGAATCCTCAGAAGTATGTTTGGTCTGGCTATAGAGAGCTCTTTAACCTTATCAGAGACTTCAAATTCAAACTACAG GTGGTGATGGCATTTCACGAGTATGGAGGGAATGCATCTGGAAATGTTATGATCTCGTTACCACAGTGGGTTTTGGAGATTGGAAAAAACAATCCAGACATATTCTTCACTGATCGTGAAGGAAGGAGGAGTTTTGAGTGTTTGAATTGGAGCATTGACAAGGAAAGGGTATTGCATGGACGAACCGGTATAGAG gTCTATTTTGATTTCATGAGAAGCTTTCGGTCAGAGTTTGATGACTTGTTTGTGGAGGGGCTAATTGCTGCAATAGAGATTGGTCTTGGAGCTTCTGGTGAACTAAAGTATCCATCTTTCCCTGAAAGGATGGGTTGGATCTATCCTGGTATTGGTGAGTTTCAG TGTTATGACAAATATTCACAGACGAGTCTGCTAAAGGAAGCAAAATCAAGAGGGTTCGCTTTCTGGGGTAAAGGACCAGAGAATGCTGGTCAATACAATTCACAACCTCATGAAACTGGTTTCTTCCAGGAAAGAGGTGAATATGACAGCTACTACGGTCGCTTCTTCTTGAACTGGTACTCTCAATTACTGATAGGACATGCAGAGAATGTTCTGTCTCTTGCTAATCTCGCATTTGAGGAAACAAAGATTATTGTCAAG ATACCGGCGATTTACTGGTCATACAAGACAGCTAGTCATGCTGCTGAACTAACTGCAGGGTACTATAACCCATCAAACCGTGATGGGTACTCTCCTGTTTTCGAATCTCTGAAGAAATATTCAGTGACTGTTAAATTTGTCTGCCCTGGGCCACAGATGTCATCTAATGAGCATGAAGAAGCACTGGCTGATCCAGAAGGTTTGAGTTGGCAG GTGGTCAATGCAGCTTGGGATAAGGGACTTCTTATTGGTGGAGAGAATGCGATTACTTGTTTTGATAGAGAAGGTTGTATGAGATTAATAGAAATGGCTAAACCAAGAAACCATCCAGATAGCAATCACTTCTCCTTCTTCACTTATCACCAACCTTCTCCTCTAGTTCAAGGGTCTACTTGCTTTGCAGATTTGGACTACTTTATAAAACGCATGCACG GTGATTTACAGAGATAA